One window from the genome of Bradyrhizobium xenonodulans encodes:
- a CDS encoding transposase: MPGWSGRRRWSRERKARIVEEALGAKVTEVARGNGAAASVAFTSRRQARTGLKRSSHVLRWCRLPRRRKRAGKTRSCRRRMTGGCGGAGSRDRTDRDRSWQPAKYPGGCVS; this comes from the coding sequence ATGCCCGGCTGGAGCGGGCGGCGACGTTGGTCGCGGGAACGAAAGGCGCGGATTGTCGAGGAAGCGCTGGGCGCCAAGGTGACGGAAGTCGCTCGCGGCAACGGTGCCGCTGCGAGCGTGGCGTTCACCTCGCGTCGACAAGCCCGAACGGGGTTGAAAAGATCAAGCCATGTTTTGCGCTGGTGCAGATTACCGCGGCGGCGAAAACGGGCGGGGAAAACGCGAAGCTGCCGTCGGAGAATGACGGGCGGATGCGGTGGTGCCGGCAGCCGGGACCGGACTGATCGAGATCGATCTTGGCAACCGGCGAAGTATCCGGGGGGATGTGTAAGTTGA
- a CDS encoding IS66 family transposase, which yields MAAESSSVAKSGKAPIATEAVRRIDELFEIERAVNGQTQEQRLALRREKSKQIVDLEIWMRQQRALLSSSNDTAKAINYLLNRWAAFTRFLDDRRVCLTNNEAERALRGVAVGGKKQTFAGSDAGGHRAAAV from the coding sequence ATGGCCGCTGAAAGTTCTTCCGTGGCGAAATCGGGAAAGGCCCCGATTGCGACCGAAGCGGTGCGGCGCATCGATGAACTGTTTGAGATCGAGCGCGCCGTCAACGGACAAACACAGGAACAACGGCTTGCCCTGCGCCGTGAAAAATCGAAGCAGATCGTCGATCTCGAAATCTGGATGCGCCAGCAGCGCGCCTTGCTCTCATCAAGCAACGACACTGCGAAGGCGATCAACTATCTCCTCAACCGCTGGGCAGCGTTCACCCGCTTCCTCGATGACCGCCGCGTCTGTCTCACCAACAACGAGGCCGAACGGGCCTTGCGCGGTGTGGCGGTCGGAGGAAAAAAGCAGACCTTTGCCGGTTCAGATGCCGGCGGCCATCGTGCCGCCGCCGTCTAA
- a CDS encoding ATP-grasp domain-containing protein — MRLLILTNTLDCLGENDAPISNAFRRLGCEVVFGELNSISADDYRFSTRGALVPQNAEPYHPGASAEGKRNAYFLDECQLVWVMNHPQDRVSLDIWQMLWLASQHTSFVNSVEGLMFLTPKHALGYVVPKANRALSYISNDFSLLWDRYQRTSDQWWVAKPPNSTCGQNVFLLTPKGPNVRAILQCLTGNTAAHKDSYGELGGFKADYTVLQEYIPEVVRGEKRVLVACGEAVAWHGRLGHPDDHRSNIVLGGKPVPADLHQDEIGLAESIGRKLMAHGINFAGIDMAYPYIIEINLVNPGGLYDLQLASGVDRSDKVAELIIAHFTKDSSS, encoded by the coding sequence ATGAGATTGCTGATACTCACCAACACACTCGACTGTTTAGGCGAGAACGACGCGCCGATCAGTAACGCGTTTCGCCGGCTGGGTTGCGAAGTCGTTTTCGGAGAATTGAATTCTATTTCGGCGGACGATTATCGCTTTTCCACAAGAGGAGCCTTGGTGCCTCAAAATGCCGAGCCATATCATCCCGGCGCCTCGGCAGAAGGAAAACGAAATGCCTATTTTCTCGACGAATGCCAATTGGTCTGGGTCATGAACCATCCTCAAGATCGTGTATCCCTTGACATTTGGCAGATGCTTTGGTTGGCCTCTCAGCACACCTCCTTCGTTAACAGCGTCGAAGGCTTGATGTTTCTTACTCCAAAACATGCATTGGGGTACGTCGTGCCCAAGGCAAACAGAGCTCTATCATATATATCGAACGATTTTTCGTTGCTATGGGATCGTTACCAACGAACTTCAGATCAATGGTGGGTGGCCAAACCGCCAAATTCCACTTGCGGGCAAAACGTCTTTCTACTGACCCCAAAAGGACCAAATGTCCGAGCAATCCTGCAATGCCTTACCGGAAATACGGCTGCGCACAAAGACAGCTACGGCGAACTAGGCGGCTTCAAAGCTGACTATACCGTTCTTCAGGAGTATATTCCGGAAGTGGTCCGCGGCGAGAAGCGTGTCCTCGTCGCTTGCGGAGAGGCGGTTGCTTGGCACGGTCGGCTCGGGCATCCAGACGATCACAGGTCCAACATCGTGCTTGGAGGAAAACCCGTTCCGGCGGACCTGCATCAAGACGAGATTGGACTGGCCGAGTCGATCGGTCGAAAGCTGATGGCACATGGAATCAACTTCGCGGGGATAGACATGGCCTATCCTTATATTATCGAAATAAACCTTGTAAATCCGGGAGGGCTGTACGACTTGCAGCTTGCTTCTGGAGTAGACCGTTCGGACAAAGTTGCTGAGCTAATCATCGCTCACTTCACGAAGGATTCGTCTTCATGA
- the tnpB gene encoding IS66 family insertion sequence element accessory protein TnpB produces the protein MIAIPGNVRVWLATRHTDMRLRFPSLARLVQESLKRDPHAGGLYVFRGRRGLIKSNLA, from the coding sequence ATGATTGCCATTCCGGGCAATGTGCGGGTGTGGCTCGCGACGCGCCATACCGATATGCGACTTCGATTCCCAAGCTTGGCGCGGCTGGTTCAGGAGAGCTTGAAGCGTGATCCGCATGCTGGCGGCCTTTATGTTTTTAGGGGCCGCCGCGGTCTCATCAAAAGTAATTTGGCATGA
- a CDS encoding GNAT family N-acetyltransferase, with protein MPDPMPQKIERPDMQYEVRRLQTTDLPEVTDIYNAACRNRESTQGRRPWSVPEMNEFLFARRPSFVAYSCLSNGSVIGWTALTRHHDNEGLRQTAEMSLYVQGAFRRKGVGSALAHAVLSRASTANLHCILGMIFADIPNVISFAERKCGLSVAGCLPGAFPGNGANYDILVLQRLIEP; from the coding sequence ATGCCTGATCCGATGCCACAGAAGATTGAAAGGCCAGATATGCAGTATGAAGTGCGCCGGTTGCAAACAACTGATCTACCCGAAGTAACAGACATCTATAACGCCGCATGTCGGAATAGAGAATCGACGCAAGGAAGACGCCCGTGGAGCGTCCCGGAAATGAATGAATTTTTATTTGCGCGTCGTCCCTCATTTGTGGCCTACTCCTGTCTGAGCAATGGCAGCGTGATTGGATGGACCGCACTCACTAGGCACCATGACAATGAAGGGTTGAGGCAGACAGCGGAGATGTCGCTCTATGTTCAAGGGGCGTTTCGTCGTAAAGGAGTTGGATCCGCTCTTGCGCACGCTGTTCTAAGCCGAGCAAGTACGGCCAATCTACACTGCATCTTAGGAATGATATTTGCAGATATCCCGAACGTAATTTCTTTTGCAGAACGCAAATGTGGACTCTCGGTCGCGGGATGTCTACCCGGAGCGTTTCCCGGTAACGGGGCAAACTACGACATTCTGGTTCTCCAAAGGCTTATAGAACCATGA
- a CDS encoding GNAT family N-acetyltransferase, translated as MVIRRAKYPDAEDIAKIYNQAMAPGVFAMSRVSPETRTERLDWLREHKDPYPAFVYQHESGKVIAWCSLNTLSMRPEYMELSEVSFYVDEQHQRRGIGRLMLAHLINTANTFGLRALLGRTLERNVGATKNFHSFGFVRVVTLRELSLIRGEWHNDVWLWKQLR; from the coding sequence ATGGTGATTCGACGCGCTAAATACCCAGATGCTGAAGACATCGCAAAAATCTACAATCAAGCGATGGCACCCGGCGTCTTTGCTATGAGTCGAGTGTCGCCCGAAACTCGCACCGAACGGCTGGATTGGCTTAGGGAGCATAAAGACCCCTACCCCGCTTTCGTTTATCAGCACGAGAGCGGGAAAGTGATCGCATGGTGTTCCCTGAATACACTTTCGATGCGTCCTGAGTATATGGAGCTCTCCGAAGTGTCGTTTTACGTTGATGAACAACACCAGAGAAGAGGCATCGGAAGGCTGATGCTTGCGCATTTGATTAACACGGCCAACACTTTTGGACTACGTGCCCTGTTGGGCCGTACCCTTGAAAGAAATGTCGGAGCGACCAAGAATTTCCATTCGTTCGGGTTTGTACGTGTCGTGACGCTACGCGAACTTTCGCTCATTCGAGGTGAATGGCACAATGACGTATGGCTGTGGAAACAGTTGCGATGA